Proteins from one Ramlibacter sp. PS4R-6 genomic window:
- a CDS encoding M48 family metallopeptidase: MRGRWFDGRSSRPREVDVRLEPAPGGPTLVLLPVDGTPGESFAARDVEWPEAWSAKRAPKRVTVALGDAGTLEVDEPLAWQSAFEAAGGRNRLATRMQTRWKTFLTVFLLAGLGLAAFYRWGTPWAATQVTRQVPLTWELSLSERAMSQLDEAWLKPSKLPAQRQAELKQRFDELARAVDPSMKRYGAYSPKLTLAFRSGMGPNAFALPGGTIVMTDALVEEAQKQELRDDALVGVLAHEIGHVFHRHTTRIVVEQAVLNVGLGLAMGDVSSLVSLAGSAITGLAYRRAHETEADCFSVALLRKVKVATPPMADLLLALEALQAGGKAPAKSSGALDLLSSHPATHERALALRSGGGGACR; this comes from the coding sequence ATGCGCGGCCGCTGGTTCGATGGCCGCAGCAGCCGGCCGCGCGAAGTCGACGTCCGGCTGGAACCCGCGCCCGGCGGGCCGACTCTTGTGCTCCTGCCCGTGGACGGCACGCCCGGCGAATCCTTCGCGGCGCGCGACGTCGAATGGCCCGAGGCGTGGAGCGCGAAGCGCGCACCGAAACGCGTGACCGTCGCCCTCGGCGACGCCGGCACGCTGGAGGTGGACGAGCCCCTCGCGTGGCAATCCGCCTTCGAAGCCGCGGGCGGGCGCAACCGGCTGGCCACGCGCATGCAGACGCGGTGGAAGACCTTCCTCACGGTTTTCCTGCTCGCCGGGCTGGGCCTGGCGGCGTTCTACCGGTGGGGGACGCCGTGGGCAGCGACGCAGGTCACGCGGCAAGTGCCGCTCACATGGGAGCTCTCGCTGAGCGAACGCGCCATGTCCCAGCTGGACGAAGCGTGGCTCAAGCCGAGCAAGCTGCCGGCGCAGCGGCAGGCGGAGCTGAAGCAGCGCTTCGACGAACTCGCGCGCGCCGTCGACCCGTCGATGAAACGCTATGGCGCCTACTCGCCGAAGCTCACGCTCGCCTTCCGTTCCGGCATGGGCCCCAACGCGTTCGCGCTGCCCGGCGGCACGATCGTGATGACCGATGCGCTGGTGGAGGAAGCACAGAAGCAGGAATTGCGCGACGACGCGCTGGTGGGCGTGCTCGCGCACGAGATCGGCCACGTGTTCCACCGCCACACCACGCGCATCGTGGTGGAACAGGCGGTGCTGAACGTCGGCCTGGGCCTGGCGATGGGCGACGTGTCGTCGCTGGTGTCGCTCGCGGGCTCGGCCATCACGGGGCTGGCCTACCGGCGCGCGCACGAGACCGAGGCCGATTGCTTTTCGGTGGCGCTGCTGCGCAAGGTGAAGGTGGCGACGCCGCCGATGGCCGATTTGCTGCTGGCGCTCGAAGCGCTGCAGGCGGGCGGCAAGGCGCCCGCGAAGTCGTCGGGCGCGCTGGATTTGCTCAGCAGCCACCCGGCCACGCACGAGCGCGCGCTGGCGCTGCGCTCCGGCGGCGGCGGGGCCTGCCGCTGA